A genomic segment from Polyangium mundeleinium encodes:
- a CDS encoding (deoxy)nucleoside triphosphate pyrophosphohydrolase — protein MEPPRTIRVVAAVIESEGRYLITQRRPTALLPLLWEFPGGRVEDAETDATALKREVFHRLGVEVEPGQLISFVSHPYERYVVDLYLYECRITSGEPAPLAVNAFKWVTSAEFDQHPFTPADEASMNKLLGMG, from the coding sequence ATGGAACCGCCGCGCACGATCCGCGTCGTTGCTGCCGTCATCGAGTCCGAGGGGCGATACCTCATCACGCAGCGCCGTCCGACGGCCCTGCTCCCGCTGTTATGGGAATTCCCGGGCGGGCGCGTGGAGGACGCGGAGACGGACGCGACGGCGCTGAAGCGTGAGGTCTTCCATCGGCTCGGGGTCGAGGTCGAGCCGGGGCAGCTCATCTCCTTCGTGAGCCACCCGTACGAGCGGTACGTCGTGGACCTCTACCTCTACGAGTGTCGGATCACCTCGGGCGAGCCCGCGCCGCTCGCGGTGAACGCGTTCAAGTGGGTCACGAGCGCGGAGTTCGATCAGCACCCGTTCACGCCGGCGGATGAAGCCAGCATGAACAAGCTGCTCGGCATGGGCTGA
- a CDS encoding c-type cytochrome, translating to MRKSVAVIGLVAAATAGLAAGCGNTGRGGAEAKAPGVGERSCGRVRPGVGAKPLAGARQGSVVALAKAGDKTIAYVADEDDGNLHTVDVATGKELGTTPLGGTPSQILVAADGRVVVALRDKAAIEVLEPEADPAQPLASRCTVPTPVEPVALATTPDDGTLLVTSGWGAALTAYDATNMGRTYEVPLPREPRSVVVSDDGKKAFVAHVVGSRMSVVDLAARRVRAVDVGGIEEGGFRRSKISLFGGGEEIERRACQGFALAKSTDLGGRIFAPQVLVDPGRAEERSEGYGSGGSNPPEVASVAVVDEDTEQPLGESVNVKPDVRQLAGVARPRASCLLPRAAAIDPGSRSLFVSCLGSDTVIEYDAAAADPQRAERRRFPVAAGPTGLAVDPEGRRLVVWSQFDRTLQIAPLGAKDATEAEAPALMRVGLSRKAQTAATADLELGRKLFHASGDTRISNDGRACASCHPDGRDDALTWATPEGPRQTPMLAGRLAKTAPYGWTGRGDSVEAHLSETFGRLGGAGLARREIDALIAFATTLRPPQAETLEPSNDALVQRGKAVFHSAQTGCGTCHREEGAWTDHTPHDVSSRADADVAATFDTPSLRFVGGTAPYFHDGRYATLRSLLVDADGKMGSTKHLSQEDLDALEAYMRSL from the coding sequence ATGCGAAAGAGCGTTGCGGTCATCGGTCTGGTTGCTGCGGCGACGGCAGGTCTCGCGGCGGGGTGTGGGAACACAGGACGAGGCGGCGCGGAGGCGAAGGCGCCGGGCGTCGGGGAGAGGAGCTGCGGGCGCGTGCGCCCGGGCGTGGGCGCGAAGCCGCTCGCCGGCGCGCGGCAAGGCAGCGTGGTCGCGCTGGCGAAGGCCGGTGACAAGACGATCGCGTACGTCGCGGACGAGGACGACGGGAACCTTCACACGGTCGACGTCGCGACGGGCAAGGAGCTCGGGACGACGCCGCTCGGCGGGACGCCGTCGCAGATCCTCGTGGCCGCCGATGGTCGCGTGGTGGTGGCGCTCCGGGACAAGGCGGCGATCGAGGTGCTCGAGCCGGAGGCGGATCCGGCGCAGCCGCTCGCGTCGCGGTGCACGGTGCCCACGCCGGTCGAGCCGGTCGCGCTCGCGACGACGCCCGACGATGGAACGCTGCTCGTGACGAGCGGCTGGGGCGCGGCGCTCACGGCGTACGACGCGACGAACATGGGACGAACGTACGAGGTGCCGCTGCCGCGCGAGCCGCGCTCGGTGGTGGTCTCGGACGACGGGAAGAAGGCGTTCGTCGCGCACGTCGTGGGCTCGCGAATGAGCGTGGTCGATCTCGCGGCGAGGCGCGTGCGCGCGGTGGACGTGGGCGGGATCGAGGAGGGCGGGTTCCGGCGCTCGAAGATCAGCCTCTTCGGCGGCGGCGAGGAGATCGAGCGGCGCGCGTGCCAGGGCTTCGCGCTCGCGAAATCGACCGATCTCGGGGGGCGGATCTTCGCGCCGCAGGTGCTCGTGGATCCGGGGCGCGCCGAGGAGCGCTCGGAGGGGTACGGAAGCGGCGGCTCGAACCCGCCCGAGGTCGCGTCGGTCGCGGTCGTCGACGAGGACACCGAGCAGCCGCTCGGCGAGTCGGTGAACGTGAAGCCGGACGTGCGCCAGTTGGCCGGCGTGGCCCGGCCGCGTGCGTCGTGCTTGCTGCCGCGCGCCGCGGCGATCGATCCCGGGTCGCGATCGCTCTTCGTCTCGTGCCTCGGCAGCGACACGGTCATCGAGTACGACGCGGCGGCGGCCGATCCGCAGCGGGCCGAGCGGCGTCGCTTCCCGGTCGCCGCGGGGCCGACAGGGCTCGCGGTGGATCCGGAGGGCCGGCGGCTCGTCGTGTGGTCGCAGTTCGATCGCACGCTCCAGATCGCGCCGCTCGGCGCGAAGGACGCGACCGAGGCGGAGGCGCCTGCGCTCATGCGCGTGGGACTCTCGCGCAAGGCGCAGACGGCGGCGACGGCGGATCTCGAGCTCGGCCGGAAGCTCTTCCACGCGAGCGGCGATACGCGCATCTCGAATGACGGCCGCGCCTGCGCGAGCTGCCATCCCGATGGGCGCGACGACGCGCTGACGTGGGCGACGCCGGAGGGGCCGCGACAGACGCCGATGCTCGCAGGGCGGCTCGCGAAGACAGCTCCGTATGGGTGGACGGGCCGCGGCGACAGCGTCGAGGCGCACCTCTCGGAGACGTTCGGTCGGCTCGGCGGCGCGGGGCTCGCGCGGCGCGAGATCGACGCGCTCATCGCGTTCGCCACGACGCTCCGGCCTCCGCAGGCAGAGACGCTCGAACCTTCCAACGACGCGCTCGTCCAGCGCGGCAAGGCGGTCTTTCACTCGGCGCAGACGGGCTGCGGTACGTGCCACCGCGAGGAGGGCGCGTGGACCGATCACACGCCGCACGACGTGTCGAGTCGCGCCGACGCCGACGTCGCGGCCACGTTCGACACGCCCTCGCTGCGCTTCGTCGGCGGCACGGCGCCGTACTTCCACGACGGCCGCTACGCGACGCTGCGTTCGCTCCTGGTCGATGCCGACGGCAAGATGGGGAGCACGAAGCACCTCTCGCAGGAAGACCTCGACGCGCTCGAGGCCTACATGAGGAGCCTGTGA
- a CDS encoding glutathione S-transferase family protein encodes MDLKFYYTPMTSASRVHWALEELGIPYDKVKLDLAAGDQKKPEYLALNPNGKVPLLVAEGRPIFEGLAILLYLGERFGADKGLFPPPNPDRADAFKWMAWGAVTFGEALQRYLRHTLDRFPEDERSPKAAEAAKKDLVALLAILNDALEGKEYLVGNTFSFVEISIAPAIPFLGRFGIDVSPFPNVNAWVARCISRPAFARVMQG; translated from the coding sequence ATGGATCTCAAGTTCTATTACACGCCGATGACGAGTGCGTCGCGGGTGCACTGGGCGCTCGAGGAGCTCGGCATTCCGTACGACAAGGTCAAGCTCGACCTCGCGGCCGGTGACCAGAAGAAGCCCGAGTACCTCGCGCTCAACCCGAACGGCAAGGTGCCGCTCCTCGTCGCCGAGGGCCGGCCGATCTTCGAAGGGCTCGCGATCCTGCTCTATCTCGGCGAGCGCTTCGGCGCGGACAAGGGTCTCTTCCCGCCGCCGAACCCCGATCGCGCCGACGCCTTCAAGTGGATGGCGTGGGGCGCAGTGACGTTCGGTGAGGCGCTGCAGCGCTACCTCCGCCACACGCTCGATCGTTTCCCCGAGGACGAGCGCAGCCCGAAGGCCGCGGAGGCCGCGAAGAAGGATCTCGTGGCGTTGCTCGCGATCCTGAACGACGCGCTCGAGGGCAAGGAGTACCTCGTGGGGAACACGTTCTCGTTCGTCGAGATCTCCATCGCGCCGGCGATCCCCTTCCTGGGGCGCTTCGGCATCGACGTGAGCCCGTTCCCGAACGTGAACGCGTGGGTCGCGCGGTGTATCTCGCGGCCCGCGTTCGCGCGCGTGATGCAGGGTTAA
- a CDS encoding FecCD family ABC transporter permease: MIRRPILPAAALLVLVTALALAFGTEPISLSNAFHEPGLARTILLDVRLPRVALAAMAGAGLGVVGAAFQALLRNPLAEPYVLGVSGGAALGATTAIALGLGATTLLGAALIPAASLLGGLLATSLVYAVARGMRGGASGTAILLAGVMVNSMAAALITFLKALVSPSRAQQLLRWLVGFVDLPHASSLLAAFVYVGVGCAVLLVDAGRLNVLVLGDETAGTLGVDVRALERRTFLASSCVVGAIVSLTGLIGFVGLVVPHAVRRLIGPDQRRVLPVSLLSGAAMLVGCDLVARLAFRSLGTEPPVGAVTALIGGPAFLVLLRRSGG; this comes from the coding sequence TTGATCCGCCGTCCCATCCTGCCCGCCGCCGCGCTCCTCGTCCTCGTCACCGCCCTCGCGCTCGCCTTCGGCACCGAGCCGATCTCCCTCTCGAACGCCTTCCACGAGCCCGGCCTCGCGCGCACGATCCTGCTCGACGTGCGCCTGCCGCGCGTCGCGCTCGCCGCCATGGCCGGCGCGGGCCTCGGCGTCGTCGGCGCCGCGTTCCAGGCGCTCCTGCGCAACCCCCTCGCCGAGCCGTACGTGCTCGGCGTCTCGGGCGGCGCTGCGCTCGGCGCGACGACCGCCATCGCGCTCGGCCTCGGCGCGACCACGCTGCTCGGCGCCGCGCTGATCCCGGCCGCGTCGCTCCTCGGCGGCCTCCTCGCCACGTCGCTCGTCTACGCCGTCGCGCGCGGTATGCGCGGCGGCGCCTCGGGCACGGCGATCCTGCTCGCCGGCGTGATGGTCAACTCCATGGCCGCCGCGCTCATCACGTTCCTGAAGGCCCTCGTCTCGCCCTCCCGCGCGCAGCAGCTCCTGCGCTGGCTCGTCGGCTTCGTGGACCTGCCGCACGCCTCGTCGCTCCTCGCGGCCTTCGTGTACGTGGGCGTCGGATGCGCGGTGCTCCTCGTCGACGCGGGCCGCCTCAACGTCCTCGTCCTCGGCGACGAGACGGCCGGCACGCTCGGCGTCGACGTGCGCGCCCTCGAACGACGCACCTTCCTCGCCTCCTCGTGTGTCGTCGGCGCGATCGTCAGCTTGACCGGCCTCATCGGCTTCGTCGGGCTCGTCGTCCCGCACGCCGTCCGCCGGCTCATCGGGCCCGATCAGCGCCGCGTACTGCCCGTCTCGCTCCTCTCGGGCGCGGCGATGCTCGTCGGCTGCGACCTCGTCGCGCGCCTCGCGTTCCGCTCGCTCGGCACCGAGCCGCCGGTCGGCGCCGTGACGGCGCTGATCGGCGGCCCGGCCTTCCTCGTGCTCCTGCGTCGATCGGGCGGTTAA
- a CDS encoding type III pantothenate kinase produces the protein MLLVVDVGNTNISFGVFEGTKLLHHVRSESARSRTADEFAVLVRQMLALRGVDPDLIDHAIIASVVPTLTDTMVELVRRAFRREPLVVGPGIKTGMAILYENPREVGADRIVNAVAAYEWAKGPVIVVDFGTATTFDCVTPKGEYLGGVITPGVHISAEALFSRAARLSRVEITLPPKVVGRNPVHSMQSGIVYGYAGLVDGLCKRLVAELGYTCRIVATGGLARLIAPLTESIEEVDDDLTLTGLRLLYERNAQEPRASARAEGA, from the coding sequence ATGCTGCTCGTCGTCGACGTGGGCAACACGAACATCTCGTTTGGCGTGTTCGAGGGGACGAAGCTCCTCCACCACGTGCGCTCCGAGAGCGCGCGCAGCCGCACGGCGGACGAGTTCGCGGTTCTCGTCCGGCAGATGCTCGCGCTCCGCGGCGTCGATCCCGACCTCATCGATCACGCCATCATCGCGAGTGTCGTCCCGACCTTGACCGACACCATGGTCGAGCTCGTGCGCCGCGCCTTCCGCCGCGAGCCGCTCGTCGTCGGCCCGGGCATCAAGACGGGCATGGCGATCCTCTACGAGAACCCGCGCGAGGTCGGCGCCGATCGCATCGTCAACGCGGTCGCCGCCTACGAGTGGGCGAAGGGCCCCGTCATCGTCGTCGACTTCGGCACGGCCACGACCTTCGACTGCGTCACGCCCAAGGGCGAGTACCTCGGCGGCGTGATCACGCCCGGCGTGCACATCAGCGCCGAGGCGCTCTTCTCCCGCGCCGCGCGCCTCTCCCGCGTGGAGATCACCCTGCCGCCCAAGGTCGTCGGGCGAAACCCGGTGCACAGCATGCAGTCCGGCATCGTGTATGGCTACGCGGGCCTCGTGGACGGCCTCTGCAAACGCCTCGTCGCCGAGCTCGGCTACACGTGCCGCATCGTCGCCACGGGTGGCCTCGCGCGGCTCATCGCACCGCTCACCGAGTCCATCGAGGAGGTCGACGACGACCTCACGCTCACGGGCCTGCGCCTGCTCTACGAGCGCAACGCGCAGGAGCCGCGCGCGTCTGCGAGGGCCGAAGGCGCTTGA
- a CDS encoding O-methyltransferase — protein MTPIISPELDDYIAAHTRPRPALFDELREVTYASTTSPQMQVGRVEGTFLKTLCALVAARRVLEIGTFTGFSALCMAEALPEDGELLTLDRDPDATRIARSFFDRSPHGKKIRILLGDALETLRALPAGGPFDLVFIDADKERYVDYYEAVLPLLRTGGLIVGDNTLWSGNVLSPKDPSDHGICRFNDVVNADPRVENVLLSIRDGMMLARKL, from the coding sequence ATGACGCCCATCATTTCGCCCGAGCTGGACGATTACATCGCAGCCCATACGCGCCCTCGTCCGGCGCTCTTCGACGAGCTTCGCGAGGTCACGTACGCCTCGACGACGTCGCCGCAAATGCAGGTGGGCCGCGTCGAGGGCACGTTCCTGAAGACGCTCTGCGCGCTCGTCGCGGCGCGTCGCGTGCTCGAAATCGGCACGTTCACCGGCTTCTCGGCGCTCTGCATGGCCGAGGCGTTGCCCGAGGACGGCGAGCTCCTCACGCTCGACCGTGACCCCGACGCGACGCGTATCGCCCGCTCGTTCTTCGATCGCAGCCCGCACGGAAAGAAGATCCGCATCCTGCTCGGCGACGCCCTCGAGACCCTGCGCGCCCTGCCCGCGGGCGGCCCGTTCGACCTCGTCTTCATCGACGCCGACAAGGAGCGCTACGTCGATTACTACGAGGCCGTCCTTCCGCTCCTCCGCACGGGAGGTCTCATCGTCGGAGACAACACGCTGTGGAGCGGCAACGTCCTCTCGCCGAAGGACCCCTCCGACCACGGCATCTGCCGCTTCAACGACGTGGTCAACGCCGATCCGCGCGTCGAGAACGTCCTGCTCTCGATCCGCGACGGCATGATGCTCGCGCGGAAGCTCTGA
- a CDS encoding NAD-dependent epimerase/dehydratase family protein translates to MKIAATGITSGVGRRLCEIAREAGHEVAGIVRDPERLDARTLSRIGVRVVGGDVADRRALADVLGGADVVVHAAAMVGEATDAAEMERVNVGGTRAVIEAAAEASVPHVVHVSSVAVYGRPDRGHVTEAWPTRTSGLPYEDTKTYAERLAHERGRALGLSVIAVRPPVIYGPYDRNFLPRAITTLRKRMMLLVDGGRAPLNVVWVDHVVDVVLRAAERRDLGGEAFNVMDEVDARPPSVREVFETIARAAELPLPRLSLPYPAAMAAAKSLAAAFSLAGRKETPPLTPFVVKLLSRDVVYDASKAVRELGWTPRMRALEGISRFAAEIAGKAPAYAGGPRAASPGSAVE, encoded by the coding sequence ATGAAGATCGCGGCGACGGGGATCACGAGCGGCGTGGGCCGGAGGCTCTGTGAGATCGCGCGGGAAGCCGGCCACGAGGTGGCGGGGATCGTGCGGGATCCTGAGCGGCTCGACGCGCGCACGTTGTCGCGGATCGGCGTGCGTGTCGTGGGCGGAGACGTCGCGGATCGGCGCGCGCTCGCGGACGTGCTGGGCGGCGCGGACGTCGTGGTGCACGCGGCGGCCATGGTCGGCGAGGCGACGGACGCGGCCGAGATGGAGCGTGTAAACGTGGGCGGGACACGCGCCGTGATCGAGGCCGCGGCGGAGGCGAGCGTGCCGCACGTCGTGCACGTGTCGTCGGTCGCGGTGTACGGGCGGCCCGATCGCGGGCACGTGACCGAGGCGTGGCCGACGCGGACGAGCGGTTTGCCCTACGAGGACACGAAGACGTACGCCGAGCGGCTCGCGCACGAGCGGGGGCGCGCGCTCGGGCTTTCGGTGATCGCGGTGCGTCCGCCCGTGATCTACGGGCCTTACGATCGGAACTTCCTGCCACGGGCGATCACGACGTTGCGCAAGCGGATGATGCTGCTCGTCGACGGCGGGCGCGCGCCGCTGAACGTCGTGTGGGTGGATCACGTGGTCGACGTGGTGCTGCGCGCGGCCGAGCGGCGGGATCTCGGGGGCGAGGCGTTCAACGTGATGGACGAGGTCGACGCGCGGCCGCCGAGCGTGCGCGAGGTGTTCGAGACGATCGCGCGCGCGGCCGAGCTGCCTCTGCCGCGGCTCTCGCTCCCGTATCCGGCGGCGATGGCGGCGGCGAAGTCGCTCGCGGCGGCCTTCTCGCTGGCGGGGCGGAAGGAGACGCCGCCGCTCACGCCCTTCGTGGTGAAGCTCCTCTCGCGCGACGTCGTGTACGACGCGTCGAAGGCGGTGCGGGAGCTCGGGTGGACGCCGCGCATGCGCGCGCTCGAAGGGATCTCGCGGTTTGCCGCAGAGATCGCGGGCAAGGCGCCCGCGTACGCGGGAGGCCCCCGCGCGGCTTCCCCGGGCAGCGCCGTCGAGTAG
- a CDS encoding glycosyltransferase gives MTEQALSAPESPIELSVIVPCLNEELNLRELAARVLRVLEVGGLVGELVLVDDGSRDGTAAVIRELSAASEGRIVGCFHPENRGIAAAWRTGVGASRGKLVATIDADLQYQPEDLLRLRRALYDHSVDVVQGFRSAVGRRKDQRYHLSRGLNHLLNGVFGMDLADNKSGFVICAREVMLDLLTYRGTYFYWQSFIMVAAHAKGYSYKEIETIFEQRRQGTSFLEKTAVRASVLSFIDIGKAAWEYRVSRPPPDAAHQFLRRHPVADRTPPRTPVQEVRWRAYLAAFDSTHWMITRDVEHYYETLCKTQWLGITETRELQDEKLRRLVRHAYRNVPYYRARMQERGLRPEDVRGQADLHKLPLLTKADIRKHLYFDIMSENHDKSQVQRIATSGSTGEPFICYADRVQLELRWAATLRAQEWTGYRFGDPCVRLWHQTIGMSKSQVRKERADAILSKRTFVPVFEMSEKNLAAMVRTIAEAEPVLLDGYAEALDFLARYVQAHGNLSVRPRAVMSSAQTLPLPSRRVIEQAFGCAVFDKYGSREFSGIAYECEAHAGHHVVAEGYIVEILKGGEPAKPGEIGEVVITDLTNMCMPFIRYRIGDLAEAMDALAPCTCGRGAPRIGAIEGRVQSIIQGTDGRFVPGTFFAHYLKEYDHAIKQFQVVQEALGAITFRVVKGGRYSDDVLDEVLAKFREVLGEDLRITVEFVDEVAMVRTGKRVAALSKLGIDFQRSSASVLPSVDRGANRV, from the coding sequence ATGACCGAACAAGCGCTCTCCGCTCCCGAATCGCCGATCGAGCTCAGCGTGATCGTCCCTTGCCTCAACGAGGAGCTCAACCTGCGTGAGCTCGCGGCGCGCGTGCTGCGGGTCCTGGAGGTCGGCGGGCTCGTCGGGGAGCTCGTGCTCGTCGACGACGGATCGAGGGACGGCACGGCGGCGGTGATCCGCGAGCTTTCGGCCGCGTCCGAGGGGCGGATCGTGGGCTGCTTTCATCCGGAGAACCGGGGCATCGCGGCGGCCTGGCGGACGGGCGTGGGCGCGTCGCGGGGCAAGCTCGTCGCGACGATCGACGCGGATTTGCAGTACCAGCCGGAGGATCTCCTGCGGCTGCGGCGCGCGCTCTACGACCACAGCGTCGACGTGGTGCAGGGCTTCCGCAGCGCGGTCGGGCGGCGCAAGGACCAGCGATACCATTTGAGCCGCGGGCTCAATCACCTCTTGAACGGCGTGTTCGGGATGGACCTCGCGGACAACAAGAGCGGGTTCGTCATCTGCGCCCGCGAGGTGATGCTCGACCTGCTCACGTACCGCGGCACGTATTTTTACTGGCAATCGTTCATCATGGTCGCCGCGCACGCGAAGGGGTATTCGTACAAGGAGATCGAGACGATCTTCGAGCAGCGGCGGCAGGGGACGAGCTTCCTCGAAAAGACGGCCGTGCGCGCGAGCGTGCTCTCGTTCATCGATATCGGGAAGGCGGCGTGGGAGTACCGCGTGAGCCGCCCGCCGCCGGACGCCGCGCACCAGTTCTTGCGGCGCCATCCGGTGGCGGATCGGACGCCGCCGCGGACGCCCGTGCAGGAGGTGCGCTGGCGGGCGTACCTCGCGGCGTTCGACAGCACGCACTGGATGATCACGCGGGACGTCGAGCATTACTACGAGACGCTCTGCAAGACGCAATGGCTCGGGATCACGGAGACGCGGGAGCTTCAGGACGAGAAGCTCCGGCGCCTCGTCCGGCACGCGTACCGCAACGTGCCGTATTACCGCGCCCGCATGCAGGAGCGCGGGCTCCGGCCCGAGGACGTGCGGGGGCAGGCGGATTTGCACAAATTGCCGCTGCTCACGAAGGCCGACATCCGCAAGCACCTCTACTTCGACATCATGTCGGAGAACCACGACAAATCGCAGGTCCAGCGGATCGCGACGAGCGGATCGACCGGCGAGCCGTTCATCTGTTACGCCGACCGCGTGCAGCTTGAATTGCGCTGGGCGGCGACGCTAAGGGCCCAGGAGTGGACGGGGTATCGATTCGGCGATCCTTGCGTGCGGCTCTGGCACCAGACGATCGGCATGTCGAAGAGCCAGGTCCGGAAGGAGCGCGCCGACGCGATTCTCTCGAAGCGGACGTTCGTGCCGGTCTTCGAGATGAGCGAGAAGAACCTGGCCGCGATGGTCCGCACGATCGCGGAGGCGGAGCCCGTCCTGCTCGACGGATATGCCGAGGCGCTCGATTTCTTGGCGCGGTATGTACAGGCGCACGGCAACCTCTCGGTGCGGCCGCGGGCCGTGATGTCGAGCGCGCAGACGCTCCCCTTGCCGAGCCGTCGCGTGATCGAGCAGGCGTTCGGGTGCGCGGTGTTCGACAAGTATGGCAGCCGCGAGTTCTCGGGCATCGCCTACGAATGCGAGGCGCACGCGGGGCACCACGTGGTCGCCGAGGGATACATCGTGGAGATCCTGAAGGGCGGCGAGCCGGCGAAGCCCGGGGAGATCGGCGAGGTCGTGATCACGGACCTCACGAACATGTGCATGCCGTTCATCCGGTATCGCATCGGGGACCTCGCCGAAGCGATGGACGCGCTCGCGCCGTGCACGTGCGGCCGGGGCGCGCCGCGGATCGGGGCGATCGAGGGGCGCGTGCAATCGATCATCCAGGGCACGGACGGGCGCTTCGTGCCGGGGACGTTCTTCGCGCATTACCTGAAGGAGTACGATCACGCGATCAAGCAGTTCCAGGTGGTGCAGGAGGCGCTCGGGGCGATCACGTTCCGGGTCGTGAAGGGCGGGCGTTACTCGGACGACGTGCTCGACGAGGTGCTCGCGAAGTTCCGCGAGGTGCTCGGCGAGGACCTGCGGATCACGGTCGAGTTCGTGGACGAGGTGGCGATGGTGCGCACGGGCAAGCGCGTCGCGGCGCTGTCGAAGCTCGGCATCGATTTCCAGCGGAGCTCCGCCTCGGTGCTACCGAGCGTGGATCGCGGGGCAAATCGCGTATGA
- a CDS encoding DUF362 domain-containing protein, with amino-acid sequence MTQASSVAIVSRPGTTYAAGGVPPFDPPNPVYAMVEALFRELGLDAARAGTPEWSPLGDLIRPGDRVIVKPNLVSSKNLHEKITGEKLWASSTHGALLRPILDHALRAAGPRGSVRVVDSPVEGCEIEKVAGPLGIFAVIDHLRRGGADVDFVDLRYFRVAPYFALDDVRRGGLSYNLGMLVRTRLPGDPRGYRVVDLGDRSAFARSEAPPGERLRFHRSHYETPVPHHTGGKHEYSLPCTVLDADVVINLPKMKTHKKTGVTLALKSVIGFTNEKYWLPHFTAGDPSVGGDEFDRPRSLAERIEDKLSRFPLPGDHSLVMRLARVGAPSKVIDGSWEGNDTLWRTILDLNRILFFVDRDGIWRDEPVRRYLALVDGIVAGEGEGPLGATPICAGTLVGGFDPGIVDATAAEEMGFDPARMAMIREALGMVSRAHLAGRIVRRDGPRFERKFRAPRSWPSLG; translated from the coding sequence ATGACGCAGGCGTCCTCGGTCGCGATCGTCTCTCGTCCGGGGACGACATACGCCGCGGGCGGCGTGCCGCCGTTCGATCCGCCGAACCCGGTCTACGCCATGGTGGAGGCGCTCTTCCGGGAACTCGGGCTCGACGCGGCGCGGGCCGGGACGCCGGAATGGAGCCCGCTCGGCGATTTGATCCGGCCGGGCGATCGGGTGATCGTCAAGCCCAATCTGGTCTCGTCGAAGAACCTGCACGAGAAGATCACGGGGGAAAAATTATGGGCTTCGAGCACGCATGGCGCGCTCTTGCGGCCTATCCTCGATCATGCGCTCCGGGCCGCGGGGCCGCGGGGCAGCGTACGGGTCGTGGATTCACCCGTGGAGGGCTGCGAGATCGAGAAGGTGGCGGGGCCGCTCGGGATCTTCGCGGTGATCGATCACCTGCGCCGGGGCGGCGCGGACGTCGATTTCGTGGACCTGCGTTATTTCCGGGTGGCGCCGTACTTCGCGCTCGATGACGTACGGCGCGGGGGCCTTTCGTACAACCTCGGCATGCTCGTCCGCACGAGGCTCCCGGGGGATCCACGCGGGTATCGGGTGGTGGATCTCGGCGATCGGAGCGCGTTCGCGCGGAGCGAGGCTCCGCCAGGCGAGCGGCTCCGGTTCCACCGCAGCCATTACGAGACGCCGGTCCCGCACCACACGGGCGGGAAACACGAATACAGCCTGCCGTGCACGGTGCTCGACGCGGACGTGGTGATCAACCTGCCGAAGATGAAGACGCACAAGAAGACCGGCGTCACGTTGGCCTTGAAGAGCGTCATCGGGTTCACGAACGAAAAATACTGGCTGCCGCATTTCACGGCCGGGGACCCGTCCGTCGGAGGCGACGAGTTCGATCGTCCGCGGAGCTTGGCGGAGCGGATCGAGGACAAACTCTCGCGGTTTCCGCTGCCCGGTGACCATTCGCTGGTCATGCGCCTCGCTCGGGTCGGGGCGCCGTCGAAGGTGATCGACGGGAGCTGGGAGGGCAACGATACGCTCTGGCGGACCATTCTGGATCTGAACCGGATCCTCTTCTTCGTCGATCGCGACGGCATCTGGCGGGACGAACCCGTGCGGCGGTACCTGGCGCTCGTGGACGGGATCGTGGCGGGCGAGGGCGAAGGGCCGCTCGGAGCGACGCCGATCTGCGCAGGGACGCTCGTGGGCGGGTTCGATCCGGGGATCGTGGACGCAACGGCCGCGGAGGAAATGGGGTTCGATCCGGCGCGGATGGCGATGATCCGGGAGGCGCTCGGGATGGTGTCGCGGGCCCATCTGGCCGGGCGGATCGTTCGGCGGGATGGGCCGCGATTCGAACGGAAATTCCGGGCGCCGCGGAGCTGGCCGAGCCTCGGCTGA